GCGACGTGATCGGGCCGTTCCTCGAACCGGACGCCGCGGCGGTGCCCATCGGCGACCACTTCACGATGGGACCGTGGCAGGCCGCCATCGCCGTCGACTGGCTGAACGTCGACCACGCGTTCCCGATGCACTACGACACCTTCCCGCCGATCGAGCAGGACCCGCAGGACTTCGTCCGCGAGGTGGCGGCGACGGGGAGTTCCGCGGAGGTCCACGTCCTCGAGGCCGACGAGCCGTTCGATCTCGGCGAGGCGCTCGGCCGCTGAACGTGGCGGCACGCGGCACGCGTCCCGCCGCCCCGGACGCGCTCGGCGTGTAGCTTTAATAGGATCACCGCCGTCGTTCCAGGCGCTTATGCCCGTTAGAACATCCGAAGCGCAGTGGGAGGGCGACCTCCGCGGCGGCAGCGGCACGATGTCGCTCGGCAGCGGTGCCTACGAGGGCGAGTACAGCTACGTCTCCCGGTTCGAGGAGGGCGAGGGGACGAACCCCGAGGAACTCATCGCCGCGGCCCACGCGGGCTGCTACTCGATGGCGCTCGCGAACGCGCTCGCCGGGGACGACCACGAGCCGGAACGAGTGCACACGCAGGCCCACGTCCACCTGGAGGGCACCGAGATCACGCGCATCGTCCTCGAAGTAGAGGCCGAGGTGCCCGGCATCGACGAGGGGACCTTCACGGAGTACGCGGAGGACGCGAAGGAGAACTGCCCGGTCTCGAAGGCGCTGGCCGGCCCGGAGATCGAACTCGAAGCGACGCTCCTGTAGGCGGGACGATAGCGATAGCCCGCCTTTCGGTGATCGCGCCGGCGGCGGCCCCGTCGCGGTCAGGGGTCGTAGCGGGCGCGGAGCACGAACGTCTCCCGGCGCTCCTGACCCCGCTCGACGCGGAACCCGGCCTCCCTGACGAGTCGCACCGCCTCGGCGAGCGAGAAGCGCTCGCTGGTGGGGGGCCCGTCGGACCCCTCGCCGTTCGCCGACCAGTCGCCGACGCCGAGGAGTCCGTCGGGGGCGAGCACGCGGGCGAGTTCGTCGAGCGCCGCCTCGCTCGCGAACTCGTGGAAGGTCATCGTCGAGTACGCGCCGTCGAGTTCGCCGTCGCCGAACGGGAGGTCGCTCACGTCCGCGACGACGAACGAGACGTTCTCGGGGGCACCCTTCTCGCGGTAGTAGTCGTGCATCGACGCCTGGACGTCCACCGCGTAGAGCGTTCCGACGTAGGGGGCGACGTCGTCGGTGTAGAAGCCCGTCCCGCTCCCCAGGTCGGCGACCGTCTGGTCGGTCGCCGGGTCGAACAGGGCGAGCAGTTCGTCGACCGAGAGGTACCGGTAGCGCGACGGGTCCTCCAGGTCGTCGGCGCGGTCCACGTCGAACGTGTGAAAGCCCATGTACCACCTCCGGGCGGGATCCGTATAGCTCCGTTCGTCGTCCGCGGGACTGATCCGTGGCGCGAGATTGATGGGGCTCGGCGGCTATCCCCCCTGTATGGTATCCATCGTTCCGCCGACCGAGCGCGCCTGCGAGCGCTGCGGCCGCCGCGACGTCTGGGACGCGGCCGTCGAGAACTGGGTCGTCCGCGACGAGGAGGGCGATCCCCACTGCCTGCACGAGTGGGACATCAACGGGCAGTACAACCCCGTCGGCGAGTGATCCCATGCCGACCGCCTACGTCACCGCGCCGCCGGAGTTCGCCGACGAACTGGCGACCGCCCTCGTCGAGGAGGAACTCGCCGCCTGCGTCAACGCCGTGCCGTGCTCCTCGACCTATCGCTGGCAGGGGAGCGTCGTGGAGGACGACGAGGTCGTCCTGCTCGCCAAGACGACCGCGGAGCGCTACCCCGACCTCGAGGCGCGGGTGGTCGAACTGCACCCGTACGACGTCCCGTGCGTCGAGCGCTTCGAGGAGTCGGCGCTGCTCGGCCCGTTCGCCGACTGGCGGGCCGAGAGCGTCCGGTAACCATGCGGGGCCGGAGCCCGGATCACGGGGTTTATTACCGTCAGTGGGAGTGTCAGAATGTGAGCCGACGACGAGGTGCGCCGTTTCGGAGGCCAGTCGATGCTACGTAACTCGCTCTGTCGGGACCTGACGGGCCAGTTCGTCGGCTGCGACGAGCGGCCCGACCGGGCGACCTGTAGCTTCCACGACGAGCCGTGCTGCATGGGCGCGGGCGACGTGATCCAACTGGAGGTCGAACGCGTCGACGGCGTCTGGGCGACGCTCTTCCACCGGTGTGAGCACCACGCGGTCCCGGTGTTCCCGCGGGAACACACCCTCTGCGGGACGCCGCAGGTGCTCGTCGCGACGCGGCTCGAGCCGACCGGCGCGCACCTCCCCGCCACCAACGAGTACGTCCCGGACGCGCTCACCGTCGGCGCGATCGACATCGTCGACGTCTCGCCGGCGGACGAGGGGCTGCGGCCGCACTACTAGCGTCACCCGTTTCCGTCGATCGGGTCATCGATACCGAGCTACCGATCCGCCCTCCCGAACGCGCGCTCGTGGAGCGCCCCCGCGACGTGCTCCATGAGCGTCCGGAGGTTGATCGCGTCCTCGCGGTTGTACGAGACGAGCGTCTCGAGCGCGTCGTTCGCGCCGCGTTCGTACTCCCGCCAGAGGCGGACCGCGTCGCGCCCGGAGAGGTCCGGGCGGTCGCGCTCGACGCCGACCGCCCGCTCTACGGCCTTCAGCCCGCCCGTGAGGTCGAGCCGACGGCAGGGGTACATGAGGTCGACGTGCGGCGCGTCGAGCGTCAGGTCGAACGCCGTCTCGAGAAACGGGACGTCGAAGCGCTTGCCGTTGAACGTCACGAGCAGCGGCGCGTCGGCGAGCGCCTCCCGGACCGCCTCGCGGGTGAGCGGTCGGCCGACGATCGGGTCGGGGTCGGCGACGAGCGTGAGCGTCTCGTCGCCCCGGTGGACGCTCACTGTCGTCACGTCGTCGCGGGCGTGCGAGAGGCCGGTCGTCTCGATGTCGAAGAAGCACGCCTCCTCGCGGAAGTTCTCGTAGAGCCGCCACCGGTGCGCGCTCGGGAAGGCCGAGTCGAAGAAGCGCGAGTCGCCCGCGTCGAGGCGCTCGCGACCCGTCTCGATGAACGCCTCGATGCGGTCGGCCGTCGTCTCGCCGACCGCGTCGCGCTCGAAGTCGTCCCAGTGGGTGATCCCCCGCTCCCACAGCCCGCGCTCCGTCTTCTCGCCGACGCCGTCCACCGGAATGAAGCTGTTCTCGATCCGCACGCGACGAACGACGGTCAACGGTGACTAAACGTTACGGGATACGGTCACAGAACGGTGATGGAGACGAATGGTTTCACTCCTGCGGGACGGCGACCGGCGCGACGTGGATCTGGCGGGCGACCTCCGCGGGGAGGCTCTGGCGGCCGGCATCGCCCTCGACGGTGACCATCCCGAAGGGGGCGATCTCGACGACCTCGATCTCGGTGCCGGGTTCGACGCCCGATTCGGCGAGGTAGCGCAGTTCCTCGTCGGTTCGGTGGCGGACCCGCCGGACGACGACGCGGTCGCCGACGGCGCACTCGTCGAGGCGGTTGCCCGGGGCGTCCTCGGGCGGCGCGAGGTCCGCGCCGGGGATGGGGTCGCCGTGCGGATCGACCGTGGGGTCGCCGAGCGCCTCGGCGATGCGCGCCTCGAAGCGCTCGCTGATGTGGTGTTCGAGGCGGTCGGCCTCCTCGTGGACGTCCGTCCAGTCGTAGTCGAGCGCCTCCGCGAGGTAGGCCTCGATGAGGCGGTGGTGACGGAGCACCTCGATGGCGACGGTCTCGCCCTCCGGGGTGAGCGTCACGCCCTTGTACTTCTCGCGTTCGACGAGCCCGCGGTCGGCGAGTTTGTCGAGCATGCTCGTCACCGTCGGCGAGGTGACCCCCACGCGCTCAGCGATGGCGGAGGTGGAGACGCGCTCTCCGGTCTCCCGCTGGAGAACGTAGATGGTCTTCAGGTAGTCCTCCATCACGTCACTGAGCATGGGGTCTACTCGGCGGCCGCCCGCTAAAACGGTTCCCC
The Halomarina pelagica DNA segment above includes these coding regions:
- a CDS encoding OsmC family protein, with the translated sequence MPVRTSEAQWEGDLRGGSGTMSLGSGAYEGEYSYVSRFEEGEGTNPEELIAAAHAGCYSMALANALAGDDHEPERVHTQAHVHLEGTEITRIVLEVEAEVPGIDEGTFTEYAEDAKENCPVSKALAGPEIELEATLL
- a CDS encoding class I SAM-dependent methyltransferase, whose protein sequence is MGFHTFDVDRADDLEDPSRYRYLSVDELLALFDPATDQTVADLGSGTGFYTDDVAPYVGTLYAVDVQASMHDYYREKGAPENVSFVVADVSDLPFGDGELDGAYSTMTFHEFASEAALDELARVLAPDGLLGVGDWSANGEGSDGPPTSERFSLAEAVRLVREAGFRVERGQERRETFVLRARYDP
- a CDS encoding HEWD family protein, giving the protein MVSIVPPTERACERCGRRDVWDAAVENWVVRDEEGDPHCLHEWDINGQYNPVGE
- the cutA gene encoding divalent-cation tolerance protein CutA; amino-acid sequence: MPTAYVTAPPEFADELATALVEEELAACVNAVPCSSTYRWQGSVVEDDEVVLLAKTTAERYPDLEARVVELHPYDVPCVERFEESALLGPFADWRAESVR
- a CDS encoding ribonuclease H-like domain-containing protein produces the protein MRIENSFIPVDGVGEKTERGLWERGITHWDDFERDAVGETTADRIEAFIETGRERLDAGDSRFFDSAFPSAHRWRLYENFREEACFFDIETTGLSHARDDVTTVSVHRGDETLTLVADPDPIVGRPLTREAVREALADAPLLVTFNGKRFDVPFLETAFDLTLDAPHVDLMYPCRRLDLTGGLKAVERAVGVERDRPDLSGRDAVRLWREYERGANDALETLVSYNREDAINLRTLMEHVAGALHERAFGRADR
- a CDS encoding metal-dependent transcriptional regulator — translated: MLSDVMEDYLKTIYVLQRETGERVSTSAIAERVGVTSPTVTSMLDKLADRGLVEREKYKGVTLTPEGETVAIEVLRHHRLIEAYLAEALDYDWTDVHEEADRLEHHISERFEARIAEALGDPTVDPHGDPIPGADLAPPEDAPGNRLDECAVGDRVVVRRVRHRTDEELRYLAESGVEPGTEIEVVEIAPFGMVTVEGDAGRQSLPAEVARQIHVAPVAVPQE